Genomic window (Jeotgalibaca ciconiae):
TTTAATTTTCACAGGCTGACTCTCCTTTATTTTAACTAAAAGTATTATAGCTGTTATTTCTTAAAAATGAAAGCTTTTGTTACCTTAACGTTCGTATTTATTTGTATTTATTAAATAAAAACAAGAGCAATGTTCCGCTCTTGTCAAATTCTCATTATTCAGCTCTTTTAGGAATTTTTATTGCTTTAAAAATACTTACAATGACAAACAATCCAACAAACATCAAAGTAATTGTTGCTCCAGGAGGCGTCCCAAACTCATAGGAAACGAACAAGCCGCCGTACATCCCGATTAAGCTAATGCCAATCCCAGTCCAAATTACCATTTTAAAACTATTTACTAACCGCATGGCAACGGCTGCTGGAAGTACCAGAATAGCAGAAACCAACAGCGAGCCGGTAATCGGCATAATAACGCTAATTGCAATCCCAGTAATAATTGAGATAAAGAGTGAAATCCATCTAACAGGCAGTCCAGCAGTCAAAGCTGTATCTTCATCAAAGAGTAACACATATAGCGGTCTGCGAAATATAAAATAAAGTGCTGCAATAATGACTGTTAATACAAACAAAGTTACAATTTGCCCTTGGTCGATTGTAACGATTGAACCAAACAGGAACTGTTCAATATTTGCTGTCTGCTGTCCCGAAACAAAACTCATTAATACAAGCGCCACTGCCATTCCTGTAGACATCAAGATTGCAACCGAAATTTCTGAATAACCTCGAAAAACAGTGCGCAGATACTCGATGCCAATCGCCACTAAAATAACTACAAAAATCGTCGTAATCGTAGGATTAATCCCTATTAACATTCCTAAGGCAATTCCAGCCAGCGAAACATGAGAAAGAGTATCTGCCATTAACGATTGTCTACGTAAAATTAATGTTAGACCTAAAATAGGAGCCATTATTCCAATTAATGTTGATGCTTGGAATGCTCTTTGCATGAATCCATAGAAAAACATCTCCACGGCGAATTCTCCTTTCTCACTAATTTTATTTGACGATCCATATACTCTTTAATATCTTCGTGTTCATGGGTTACCATTAGGATCGCTTTGTTGTGCAATCTTGAGTTATGACGCAGCAAACGATAAAAGCCTTCCCGTGACTCTTTGTCCATTCCTGTCGTTGGCTCATCCAAAACAAATAAATCTGGATCAGTCGCAAAAATTCTTGCTAGAGCAATCCGTTGTTTTTGTCCACCGGAAAGTTCACCAATCTTTTTATCACGCATGTCCCACATGCCGACAGACTCGAGTGCTTTTCTGACATGTTCATGATCTTCTTCATCCAGTTTTTTGAACCATCGATTGTTTTGATATCTTCCTGACTGAACAAATTCCAATACTTTACTGGGAAAACCAATGTTAAAAGAAGATATTTGCTGGGGAGCGTACCCCACCATTAATTTCTCTCCTCGAGTATTCTTTTTTGAAATAGAAGCGGATCCTTTTTG
Coding sequences:
- a CDS encoding metal ABC transporter permease, which produces MEMFFYGFMQRAFQASTLIGIMAPILGLTLILRRQSLMADTLSHVSLAGIALGMLIGINPTITTIFVVILVAIGIEYLRTVFRGYSEISVAILMSTGMAVALVLMSFVSGQQTANIEQFLFGSIVTIDQGQIVTLFVLTVIIAALYFIFRRPLYVLLFDEDTALTAGLPVRWISLFISIITGIAISVIMPITGSLLVSAILVLPAAVAMRLVNSFKMVIWTGIGISLIGMYGGLFVSYEFGTPPGATITLMFVGLFVIVSIFKAIKIPKRAE
- a CDS encoding metal ABC transporter ATP-binding protein, producing MEYINVDQLSFSYDGEPVLEDISFSVQAGEFVILTGENGAAKSTLLKSILGLLHPQKGSASISKKNTRGEKLMVGYAPQQISSFNIGFPSKVLEFVQSGRYQNNRWFKKLDEEDHEHVRKALESVGMWDMRDKKIGELSGGQKQRIALARIFATDPDLFVLDEPTTGMDKESREGFYRLLRHNSRLHNKAILMVTHEHEDIKEYMDRQIKLVRKENSPWRCFSMDSCKEHSKHQH